A segment of the Capnocytophaga sp. ARDL2 genome:
GTGGAGTAAAGACATTATTGCTTAGATTTGCTAAGTTTACGGTGTTGTAATGCTTTAGGCAGTCTCGCATTAGGTGGGACAGGGAGGTAAGAGGTATTTGACGCTACAAGGAGGTGTTGTTGTTTTACATAAAAACAACTCGTAGAGTTGAACTATGCTTAACCCAATGCGTCAGCTTTAGGGAGAAGATACAATATTTTCACATTCGCATAGAATGTACTTCTATGATAATAATAAATTTTAAAATCAAAATTTTGTCAATTTAGTAAAAAATCAAAAACTATGACTACAGTATATATTCAAAACAATGTAACAAATGATCAATATCAAAAAAATGTTCATTATATTCAATCATTGGGATTGGAAGTTAAAAATCCTGAATTAATGGAAGATGATACCGATTTGTCTTTAGAAGATTTGAAAAGAATTGAAATCTCAAAGCAACAAATAAAATAGGAAAAACTATAAAAAGTTTGGAAGTTCACCAAATAATGAAGGAAAGGCTATGCAAATAGAATGGTCAGAAGAAGCATTTCAAAGTTATCAAGAGACATGAAAATCTACTACTACGAACAAAACGGCAAACAACAAGGTCCCGTTGCTAAAGAAGATTTGAGAGGAAACATCCGCTCAACAACTTTGGTGTGGACAGAAGGAATGGCCGATTGGGTAGAAGCTAAGGAAATCGATGAATTGAAAGAATTGTTTTCTACTCCACCGCCCTTAAAAAATGGAAAATCAAAATCGAACATTCAAGTATTGTTTGAAAAAAATAAAAATTTGATAGTCATTTGTTCAACGATGGTAGTATTGTTTTTCATAGGAATAGCAATTTTTAATTCGACTACCAACGAAAATGAAATTCTGAAACGAAAACAACAAGATTTGATTAAAAGCAAATACGATTTAGTCAAAGAAAACGAAGAATTAATCGAACAAATTTCTGAAATCGACAAAGAAAAAGAAGAACAAGCCCGATTGGAAATCGAAACCAAAAGAGAAAAAGACTATGTAAAGAAGAATTGGCGAGACTACATTGAAACAGAATATGGCAGACCAGAAATTGATTTTACTTTTGGAGGAATATCTTCATTTTCGGTTTCTGCAACCAATAAAAGTAAATATTATTTCGACAAAGTAGTTTTTAATGTGATTTACATAAAAAAAGATGGTGATGTATATAAAAAAGAGAAAGTTACCTTAAAAAATATTCCACCACAAAGCACAGAAACAACTCAAACACCTAAAAGTAATAGAGGTACGAAAGTATTGGTTCAAATTTCTCAAGTGGTGTGTAAAGAAATAGAATTAGACGAAAAAATAATTCAATAAAGAACAAAAAGTTATGGCACAGTTTATAAAAATATACCCTGAAAATCCCAATCCAAAGGAAATCAAAAAAGTTGTAGATATACTCAAAGACGGTGGATTGATTATTTATCCAACCGATACTGTATATGGATTGGGGTGTGACATTACCAATACCAAGGCGTTGGAGCGATTGGCAAAACTAAAAGGAGTGAAATTAGAAAAGGCAAATTTCTCATTTGTTTGTTCCGATTTGAGCAATCTTTCAGATTATGTAAAGCAAATCGATACACAAACATTTAAGATATTGAAAAGAGCGTTACCAGGACCATATACATTCATTTTACCTGGAAATAACAATTTACCAAAGGAATTTAAAAAGCGTAAAACAGTGGGTATCCGTGTACCTGATCATTCGATTGCGATAGAAATCGTTAAACATTTAGGCAATCCTATTGTTTC
Coding sequences within it:
- a CDS encoding DUF4339 domain-containing protein, translating into MKIYYYEQNGKQQGPVAKEDLRGNIRSTTLVWTEGMADWVEAKEIDELKELFSTPPPLKNGKSKSNIQVLFEKNKNLIVICSTMVVLFFIGIAIFNSTTNENEILKRKQQDLIKSKYDLVKENEELIEQISEIDKEKEEQARLEIETKREKDYVKKNWRDYIETEYGRPEIDFTFGGISSFSVSATNKSKYYFDKVVFNVIYIKKDGDVYKKEKVTLKNIPPQSTETTQTPKSNRGTKVLVQISQVVCKEIELDEKIIQ
- a CDS encoding L-threonylcarbamoyladenylate synthase, whose amino-acid sequence is MAQFIKIYPENPNPKEIKKVVDILKDGGLIIYPTDTVYGLGCDITNTKALERLAKLKGVKLEKANFSFVCSDLSNLSDYVKQIDTQTFKILKRALPGPYTFILPGNNNLPKEFKKRKTVGIRVPDHSIAIEIVKHLGNPIVSTSIHDEDDIIEYTTDPELIFEKWQKSVDAVIDGGIVGNEASTVIDLSEYEPVVVREGKGNIDIL